TGGGCGTGGTTTCCTCGAGTGGAAAGAGCCAGGTCCGGATGGTTCGAGAACCGTCCGGATGGAAGGTAGACCTTACGGATTCCCTCCAGCAACCGTGAGACCAGGCCGCACCCAGGCCGCTCGCGCCTCAATCAGGTAGCATACGAACGTGAACGATCGGAAGACACGGCGGATCGCCCCCGCAGTCGAGGTCATCCGGCGCCCGGCCGCCACTCCCGGCACCCCCGCGCCCACCCCGACGCCCGCGAGCGCTGTCAGCCCGCGCCCTACCCCCACTCCCACCACGCGGCCCACGCCGACCCCGACGGCCCCTCCTACGCCGTCGTCTCCCCCGGTCCCCGTGACACCCCGCTCCGTGGTGCCCTCCACCGCCGCGCCCCGGCCCGCGCCCACCCCGACGGCCCCTCCTACGCCGTCTCCCCCGGTCCCCGTGACGCCCCGCTCCGTGGTGCCCGGCTCCGCGCCCTCGCCCCGTCCCGGCCCCTCGGCGGGCCGCGCGCCGGGGATGGGCTCGATGGGTGCCCGCCCCGGAGGTGGCTTCGGCCGCCCGAGGGCGCCCCGCCCGCCCCCCCCCCCCGAGCAGATCCTCGCGCTCGCCACCAAGGAGCACGTGCCGGCGCGCATCGCCAAGGGCGAGCTCGAGGGCAAGATGAAGTGCCGGGTGTGGCGCAAGCTGCACGCCGAGGAGGCGAAGCGCTTCGACCAGGTGTACGAGCTGATGGGCAAGAACCCGGGCCTGTCGCTCCCGGATGCCTTCGGCGTGCTGCAGAGCGGCCTGACCGTGGCCGAGTTCCTCTCGCGCAAGGAGCGCACCCAGCGCAAGGCCGCCGTGAAGCAGGCCCGCGGAGAGGTGGATGACACCTCGGTGGCCACCTTCATCAACGGGCTCCTGGAGTCGAAGACGGAGCTGGCCATCGTGCTGGGCGAGCGCACCGTGCTCGACACCGTCGCGAGCGTGGAGCCCATCTCCTTCGTGCTCGGCCGCAGCGGGCGCATGGAGAAGCTCCAGGTCGTCATGATCACCCGCCGCTCGGATTGGGAGCAGCTCACGCCCCAGCTCGAGCGCGACCAGAAGCTGGCCCAGAAGCCCGCCAACGTCGCGCGTCAGCCGGACAAGCGGCCCTACTCCGACCCCCGCCCCTTCCTCCCCCACCAGGGCGAGCTCGTGAAGCTGACGCTGCGCAACGGCATCCAGCTCTCCATGCCGCTGCGCGTGGTCGGCCGGTTCGACCTCATCGTCGGCGAGGACGGACACGAGGTCTTCATCCCCCTGCACGCGCTCGTGCGCTTCTCCCCCGCGGATGCCGCGGAGACGGACCCGGCCGACGCGTCCGACGAGCCCGGGCAGAACGACTAGCCCCGAGGAACACCGATGTCCTTCTTCTCCAAGATCATCAAGCCGCTGCTGGCCCTCGCCCTGGCGGGCGCGGTGCTGACCGCCGGGCAGGGCTGCTCCAAGCCCGCGAGCCCGCCGGCGCCCTCCAAGCCCGCCGCAACCGCCCCCGCGGCCCAGGAGGCGAAGAAGCCCGGTGAGCCGCGCACCATCGCGCTCTCCGTCACCGAGAAGGGCTACGAGCCGAGCCCCGTCACCCTCAAGCAGGGCGAGCCCGTGAAGCTGGTGCTGACCCGGACCACGGAGCAAACCTGCGCGACGGAGATCGTCCTCGAGGACTACGGCATCGACGCGAAGCTCCCCCTCAACCAGCCGGTGGAGGTGTCCTTCACCCCCACCAAGACGGGCAAGCTCGTCTACGGCTGCGCCATGGGGAAGATGATCAGCGGCGTGTTCATGGTGGAGTGAGCCCACCGGACACGGCGAGGGGGCCGGCCACCCGACGCGGGTGGAGGCCCCCTTCGTGTTTTCATTCAGTACTGGCACGGGAGCGGCCGCACCAGCTCCGACGCCCGGTGGCGCGCGAGGTGGAAGGCCGGCCAGCCTCCCGGCATGGGCTCGGTGAAGCGGCAGAACCGGCTCCGGATGTTCGTCGCGAACGTGCCCTCGGGACTGCGGGCCAGGTGCGCGGCGAGCTCCGGCGCGGCGTCCTCGGACAGCGACTGCAGCATGTAGGACTCGTCCAGCGTGGAGCCCTCCACG
This is a stretch of genomic DNA from Archangium lipolyticum. It encodes these proteins:
- a CDS encoding cupredoxin domain-containing protein gives rise to the protein MSFFSKIIKPLLALALAGAVLTAGQGCSKPASPPAPSKPAATAPAAQEAKKPGEPRTIALSVTEKGYEPSPVTLKQGEPVKLVLTRTTEQTCATEIVLEDYGIDAKLPLNQPVEVSFTPTKTGKLVYGCAMGKMISGVFMVE